A genomic stretch from Bos javanicus breed banteng chromosome 3, ARS-OSU_banteng_1.0, whole genome shotgun sequence includes:
- the CCT3 gene encoding T-complex protein 1 subunit gamma, with the protein MMGHRPVLVLSQNTKRESGRKVQSGNINAAKTIADIIRTCLGPKSMMKMLLDPMGGIVMTNDGNAILREIQVQHPAAKSMIEISRTQDEEVGDGTTSVIILAGEMLSVAEHFLEQQMHPTVVISAYRKALDDMISTLKKISIPVDTSNRDTMLNIINSSITTKVISRWSSLACNIALDAVKTVQFEENGRKEIDIKKYARVEKIPGGIIEDSCVLRGVMINKDVTHPRMRRYIKNPRIVLLDSSLEYKKGESQTDIEITREEDFTRILQMEEEYIQQLCEDIIQLKPDVVITEKGISDLAQHYLMRANITAIRRVRKTDNNRIARACGARIVSRPEELREEDVGTGAGLLEIKKIGDEYFTFITECKDPKACTILLRGASKEILSEVERNLQDAMQVCRNVLLDPQLVPGGGASEMAVAHALTEKSKAMTGVEQWPYRAVAQALEVIPRTLIQNCGASTIRLLTSLRAKHTQENCETWGVNGETGTLVDMKELGIWEPLAVKLQTYKTAVETAVLLLRIDDIVSGHKKKGDDQSRQGGAPDAGQE; encoded by the exons ATGATGGGTCATCGTCCGGTGCTCGTGCTTA GCCAGAACACAAAGCGTGAATCTGGAAGAAAAGTTCAATCTGGAAACATCAATGCTGCCAAG ACTATCGCAGATATCATCCGAACATGTTTGGGACCGAAGTCTATGATGAAG ATGCTTTTGGACCCCATGGGAGGCATCGTGATGACCAATGATGGCAATGCCATTCTTCGAGAG attcaagTGCAGCATCCAGCAGCCAAGTCGATGATTGAAATTAGCCGGACACAGGATGAAGAGGTTGGAGATGGGACCACATCAGTAATTATTCTTG cTGGGGAGATGCTGTCTGTGGCTGAGCACTTCCTAGAGCAGCAGATGCACCCAACAGTGGTGATCAGTGCTTACCGCAAGGCATTGGACGATATGATCAGCACCCTTAAGAAAATAAG taTCCCTGTCGACACCAGTAACCGAGATACGATGCTGAACATCATCAACAGCTCCATTACTACCAAAGTAATCAGTCGGTGGTCTTCTTTGGCTTGCAACATTGCCCTGGATGCTGTCAAAACTGTACAGTTTGAGGAGAACGGCCGGAAAGAGATTGACATCAAGAAATATGCAAGGGTAGAAAAG ATACCTGGGGGCATCATTGAAGACTCGTGTGTTTTACGTGGAGTCATGATTAACAAGGATGTGACCCATCCACGAATGCGACGCTACATCAAGAACCCTCGCATTGTGTTGCTGGATTCTTCTCTGGAGTACAAGAAAGGAGAGAGCCAG ACTGACATTGAAATCACACGAGAGGAAGACTTCACTCGAATCCTCCAAATGGAAGAAGAGTACATTCAGCAGCTCTGTGAGGACATTATCCAGCTGAAGCCAGATGTGGTCATCACAGAGAAGGGCATCTCCG ATTTAGCTCAGCACTACCTCATGCGAGCAAATATCACAGCCATCCGCAGAGTCCGGAAGACAGATAATAATCGCATTGCTAG AGCCTGTGGGGCCCGGATAGTCAGCAGGCCAGAGGAACTGAGAGAAGAAGATGTTGGAACAGGGGCAGGCCTGTTGGaaatcaagaaaattggagatgagtACTTTACATTCATCACTGAATGCAAAGACCCCAAGGCCTGCACAATTCTTCTCCGAGGGGCCAGCAAAGAGATTCTCTCG GAAGTAGAACGCAACCTCCAGGATGCCATGCAAGTGTGCCGCAATGTTCTTCTGGACCCGCAGCTGGTGCCAGGGGGTGGGGCTTCTGAGATGGCTGTGGCTCATGCCTTGACAGAAAAATCCAAAGCCATGACTGGTGTGGAACAGTGGCCATATCGGGCTGTTGCTCAAGCCCTGGAGGTCATCCCTCGCACCCTTATCCAGAACTGTGGAGCCAGCACCATCCGTCTGCTTACCTCCCTTCGG GCCAAGCATACCCAGGAGAATTGTGAGACTTGGGGTGTAAATGGTGAGACAGGCACTTTGGTGGACATGAAAGAACTGGGCATCTGGGAACCATTGGCTGTAAAGCTGCAAACGTATAAGACAGCAGTAGAG ACGGCAGTTCTGCTGCTGCGGATTGATGACATCGTCTCAGGCCACAAAAAGAAGGGTGACGACCAGAGCCGGCAGGGCGGAGCTCCTGATGCTGGCCAGGAGTGA
- the GLMP gene encoding glycosylated lysosomal membrane protein isoform X2, translated as MSGYEKPSRGRGFCALSPVLLSLLMAAPLGLLGEETRQLFEFDSTNMSDAASRPLGKSYPPYSLANFSWNNITDSLDPATLSATFRGHPIRDPTGAFTNGSLAFRVQAFSTSGRPAQPPRLLHSADTCQLEVALVGASPRGNRSLFGLEVATLGQGPGCPSMQEQHSIDDEYAPAVFQLDQLLWGSLPSGFMQWRPVAFSQKRGSRDSAMPCQSSPLRPTLAYLLPQSPIVRAFFKTQDHSCAFNLTFGASTGPGYWDQHYLSWSVLLGVGTPPVDALSPLVLGIMAVALGAPALMLLAGGLFLLLGRKRDSEYQSIN; from the exons ATGAGCGGCTATGAAAAGCCTAGCCGGGGTCGGGGGTTCTGTGCCCTCAGCCCCGTGCTCCTGAGTCTACTGATGGCAGCTCCACTTGGCCTGCTAGGGGAGGAGACCCGCCAG CTGTTTGAGTTTGACAGCACCAACATGTCTGATGCGGCCTCAAGGCCTCTGGGAAAATCATATCCCCCGTACTCCTTGGCCAATTTCTCCTGGAacaacatcactgactcactggatcCTGCCACCCTCAGCGCCACATTTCGAGGCCATCCCATTCGCGACCCCACTGGGGCTTTTACCAATGGCAGCCTGGCCTTCAGG GTCCAGGCCTTCTCCACATCTGGCCGACCGGCCCAACCCCCTCGCCTCCTGCACTCGGCGGACACCTGCCAGCTAGAGGTGGCCCTGGTTGGGGCCTCTCCCCGGGGAAACCGCTCCCTGTTTGGGCTGGAGGTAGCCACCTTGGGCCAGGGTCCTGGCTGCCCCTCAATGCAGGAGCAGCACTCCATCGATGACGAGTATGCCCCTGCTGTGTTCCAG CTGGACCAGCTGCTATGGGGCTCCCTCCCATCAGGCTTCATGCAGTGGCGACCAGTAGCTTTCTCCCAGAAGCGGGGCAGCCGGGACTCAGCCATGCCCTGCCAATCTTCCCCGCTTCGCCCCACCTTGGCATACCTTCTCCCCCAGTCACCCATTGTCCGAGCCTTCTTTAAGACCCAGGACCACTCCTGTGCCTTCAATCTGACATTTGGGGCTTCCACAGGCCCTGGCTACTGGGACCAACACTACCTCAGCTG GTCCGTGCTCCTGGGTGTGGGCACCCCTCCAGTGGATGCCTTGTCCCCACTAGTCCTAGGCATCATGGCAGTGGCCCTAGGTGCTCCAGCACTCATGCTGCTGGCAGGAGGCCTGTTTCTGCTGCTGGGCCGCAAGCGGGACTCTGAATACCAGTCCATAAATTGA
- the GLMP gene encoding glycosylated lysosomal membrane protein isoform X1, whose amino-acid sequence MSGYEKPSRGRGFCALSPVLLSLLMAAPLGLLGEETRQVSLKVISNGLDFSQNLLHIRAVGTNSTLHYVWSSLGPPAVLLVATNTPNSTLSVNWSLLLSSDPDGGLMVLPEESIQFSSALVFTRLFEFDSTNMSDAASRPLGKSYPPYSLANFSWNNITDSLDPATLSATFRGHPIRDPTGAFTNGSLAFRVQAFSTSGRPAQPPRLLHSADTCQLEVALVGASPRGNRSLFGLEVATLGQGPGCPSMQEQHSIDDEYAPAVFQLDQLLWGSLPSGFMQWRPVAFSQKRGSRDSAMPCQSSPLRPTLAYLLPQSPIVRAFFKTQDHSCAFNLTFGASTGPGYWDQHYLSWSVLLGVGTPPVDALSPLVLGIMAVALGAPALMLLAGGLFLLLGRKRDSEYQSIN is encoded by the exons ATGAGCGGCTATGAAAAGCCTAGCCGGGGTCGGGGGTTCTGTGCCCTCAGCCCCGTGCTCCTGAGTCTACTGATGGCAGCTCCACTTGGCCTGCTAGGGGAGGAGACCCGCCAG GTGTCTCTGAAGGTCATCTCTAACGGGCTGGACTTTTCCCAGAACCTGCTTCACATTCGGGCAGTGGGCACCAATTCCACGCTGCACTATGTGTGGAGCAGCCTGGGTCCCCCAGCAGTGCTGTTGGTGGCCACCAACACCCCCAACAGCACCCTGAGTGTCAACTGGAGCCTCCTGCTCTCCTCTGATCCTGACGGGGGCCTGATGGTGCTCCCTGAGGAGAGCATCCAATTTTCTTCTGCCCTTGTCTTTACCAGG CTGTTTGAGTTTGACAGCACCAACATGTCTGATGCGGCCTCAAGGCCTCTGGGAAAATCATATCCCCCGTACTCCTTGGCCAATTTCTCCTGGAacaacatcactgactcactggatcCTGCCACCCTCAGCGCCACATTTCGAGGCCATCCCATTCGCGACCCCACTGGGGCTTTTACCAATGGCAGCCTGGCCTTCAGG GTCCAGGCCTTCTCCACATCTGGCCGACCGGCCCAACCCCCTCGCCTCCTGCACTCGGCGGACACCTGCCAGCTAGAGGTGGCCCTGGTTGGGGCCTCTCCCCGGGGAAACCGCTCCCTGTTTGGGCTGGAGGTAGCCACCTTGGGCCAGGGTCCTGGCTGCCCCTCAATGCAGGAGCAGCACTCCATCGATGACGAGTATGCCCCTGCTGTGTTCCAG CTGGACCAGCTGCTATGGGGCTCCCTCCCATCAGGCTTCATGCAGTGGCGACCAGTAGCTTTCTCCCAGAAGCGGGGCAGCCGGGACTCAGCCATGCCCTGCCAATCTTCCCCGCTTCGCCCCACCTTGGCATACCTTCTCCCCCAGTCACCCATTGTCCGAGCCTTCTTTAAGACCCAGGACCACTCCTGTGCCTTCAATCTGACATTTGGGGCTTCCACAGGCCCTGGCTACTGGGACCAACACTACCTCAGCTG GTCCGTGCTCCTGGGTGTGGGCACCCCTCCAGTGGATGCCTTGTCCCCACTAGTCCTAGGCATCATGGCAGTGGCCCTAGGTGCTCCAGCACTCATGCTGCTGGCAGGAGGCCTGTTTCTGCTGCTGGGCCGCAAGCGGGACTCTGAATACCAGTCCATAAATTGA